From a region of the Methanobacterium formicicum DSM 3637 genome:
- a CDS encoding AMP-binding protein has translation MSSLLEKFVSQVNFESYPDFKDNFRIKIPENFNFAYDVVDEYARLYPEKVAMVWCNDDTDRIFTFKTLKEYSDRAANFFAQQGIKKGDRVMLTLKSRYEFWFCILALHKLGAITIPATHMLKTRDIVYRIKNAGIKMVVCIAEDGVPGYFDEAHLQLDDAPFVKALVGDEDREGWFNFRKELENASPELQRPSGEEGTQNDDVALIYFSSGTTGLPKMIMHDYTYPLGHIITAKYWQNVVEDGLHYTVADTGWAKAMWGQIYGQWISGTAIFVYDYERFDAAKMLDKASHHGVTTFCAPPTIYRFLIKEDLSQYDFSTLKYAVTAGEPLNPEVYNKFYEFTGLRLREGFGQTECVVCIANFPWIEPRPGSMGKSAPEYDIQIMDKEGKQCDVGEEGEIVIKTADGKPPGLFCGYYKEDNKTEAAWFDGYYHTGDTAWKDEDGYLWFVGRNDDMIKSSGYRIGPFEVESAVISHQAVLECAITGVPHPVRGQVIKATIVLTGDYEPSPELAKEIQNHVKQVTAPYKYPRVVEFVDELPKTISGKIRRVEIREKDEKE, from the coding sequence AAAAGTGGCCATGGTATGGTGCAACGATGATACTGACCGGATATTCACCTTCAAAACCTTGAAAGAATACTCAGACAGAGCTGCCAACTTCTTTGCCCAGCAGGGCATAAAAAAGGGAGACCGGGTAATGCTCACCTTAAAAAGCCGTTATGAGTTCTGGTTCTGTATCCTGGCCCTCCACAAGTTAGGGGCCATAACCATACCTGCCACCCACATGCTAAAAACCAGGGATATTGTTTACCGTATAAAGAACGCCGGTATCAAAATGGTGGTATGCATAGCAGAAGATGGAGTACCCGGATACTTCGATGAAGCCCACCTGCAATTAGACGACGCTCCATTTGTAAAGGCACTGGTGGGGGATGAGGATAGAGAAGGTTGGTTCAACTTCCGTAAAGAACTAGAAAATGCATCACCTGAACTCCAGCGCCCTAGTGGAGAGGAAGGAACTCAAAATGATGATGTGGCACTTATTTATTTCTCCTCAGGAACCACAGGACTGCCCAAGATGATCATGCACGATTACACCTACCCTCTGGGCCATATAATAACCGCCAAGTACTGGCAAAATGTGGTGGAGGATGGGTTACATTACACTGTGGCTGATACTGGCTGGGCCAAGGCCATGTGGGGTCAAATATATGGACAGTGGATATCAGGCACTGCGATCTTCGTATATGACTACGAACGATTCGATGCAGCAAAAATGCTGGACAAGGCCTCCCATCACGGAGTAACCACATTCTGTGCACCTCCGACCATTTATCGGTTCCTCATAAAGGAAGATCTGTCTCAGTACGACTTTTCAACCCTGAAATATGCGGTAACTGCAGGAGAACCCCTGAACCCTGAAGTTTACAATAAATTTTATGAATTCACCGGTTTGCGTTTAAGGGAAGGATTTGGCCAGACTGAATGTGTGGTCTGCATTGCTAACTTCCCCTGGATAGAACCCAGACCCGGATCCATGGGAAAATCCGCCCCTGAATACGACATCCAGATCATGGATAAAGAGGGTAAACAGTGCGATGTGGGTGAAGAGGGCGAAATAGTGATAAAAACCGCCGATGGTAAACCTCCAGGTTTATTCTGTGGATACTACAAGGAAGATAATAAAACTGAAGCTGCCTGGTTCGATGGATACTACCACACCGGAGACACTGCCTGGAAGGATGAAGATGGCTACCTGTGGTTTGTGGGACGTAACGATGACATGATCAAAAGTTCAGGATACCGTATTGGTCCTTTCGAGGTGGAAAGTGCTGTAATATCTCATCAGGCAGTCCTGGAATGTGCCATCACCGGGGTTCCTCACCCAGTAAGGGGGCAGGTTATAAAAGCTACCATAGTACTAACCGGGGATTATGAGCCCTCTCCTGAACTGGCCAAAGAAATCCAAAACCATGTTAAACAGGTAACTGCACCCTACAAATACCCCCGGGTAGTGGAATTTGTGGATGAATTACCCAAAACCATTAGCGGAAAAATTCGCCGGGTTGAAATCAGGGAAAAGGATGAAAAAGAATAA
- a CDS encoding 4Fe-4S dicluster domain-containing protein: MNNRKKEPYPVFNELECKACERCILACRAGVLKMSEDINERGYHYAEYTGKGCTGCGDCYYTCPEPLAVEVHIPRRSRNKDQKKINNEQGVKEEDK; the protein is encoded by the coding sequence ATGAATAATCGCAAGAAAGAACCTTATCCAGTGTTCAATGAACTGGAATGTAAGGCATGTGAACGTTGTATACTGGCCTGCCGTGCAGGTGTCCTTAAAATGAGTGAAGACATCAATGAACGTGGTTACCATTATGCAGAATACACTGGAAAAGGATGCACCGGTTGCGGGGACTGTTACTACACCTGCCCAGAACCACTGGCGGTGGAAGTTCACATACCCCGAAGATCTCGAAATAAGGATCAAAAGAAGATTAACAATGAACAAGGGGTTAAGGAGGAAGATAAATGA
- a CDS encoding 3-methyl-2-oxobutanoate dehydrogenase subunit VorB, protein MTIQLIKGNTAVIVGAMYAGCDCFFGYPITPASEVLHEASLYFPKVGRKFVQAESEEASINMVYGAAAAGHRVITASSGPGISLMQEGVSFLAGAELPCVLVDIMRAGPGLGNIGPEQADYTQLVKGGGHGNYHNIVLAPNSVQEMCDFTMKAFQLAEKYRNPAVVLADGVLGQMVERLHFPSEALTPTYDKSWAVRGNRETRGNLVTSIFLDFDQLEDFNYRLQDKYQTIRENEVDYEEYLTDDADIILVAYGISSRVARSAVDMVRAEGIKAGLFRPKTLFPFPEERLRELARKDCQFLSVEMSNGQMREDVILAIGCQRPVELVNRMGGNLIDQKSIIDKIHEIEGDN, encoded by the coding sequence ATGACCATACAGCTAATAAAAGGCAACACTGCAGTTATAGTCGGTGCAATGTATGCAGGCTGTGACTGTTTCTTTGGATACCCCATAACGCCCGCTTCTGAAGTCTTACATGAAGCTTCACTCTACTTCCCAAAGGTAGGCCGTAAATTCGTACAAGCCGAATCAGAGGAAGCCTCCATAAACATGGTTTACGGAGCAGCTGCCGCCGGCCATAGAGTTATAACTGCATCCTCAGGACCGGGAATAAGCCTTATGCAGGAAGGTGTATCCTTCCTTGCAGGAGCAGAACTCCCTTGCGTCCTGGTAGATATCATGCGTGCCGGGCCAGGTCTGGGGAACATTGGACCGGAGCAGGCAGACTACACACAACTGGTTAAAGGAGGAGGCCACGGAAACTATCATAACATCGTTCTGGCCCCTAATTCTGTTCAGGAAATGTGTGACTTCACAATGAAAGCCTTCCAGCTGGCAGAAAAGTACCGTAACCCTGCTGTGGTTCTGGCAGATGGAGTACTGGGCCAGATGGTGGAAAGACTCCACTTCCCATCGGAAGCTCTAACTCCAACCTATGATAAGTCATGGGCGGTCAGGGGCAACCGTGAAACAAGAGGAAACCTGGTAACCAGTATATTCCTGGACTTCGACCAGCTTGAAGACTTCAACTACCGCTTACAGGATAAATACCAGACCATCCGTGAAAACGAGGTGGATTACGAGGAATACCTGACAGATGACGCTGATATCATCCTGGTAGCCTATGGTATAAGCAGCAGAGTGGCCCGTTCAGCAGTGGACATGGTTAGAGCAGAGGGTATAAAAGCAGGACTCTTCCGTCCAAAAACACTGTTCCCATTCCCAGAAGAACGATTAAGAGAACTAGCCCGGAAAGACTGTCAGTTTTTATCAGTGGAAATGAGCAATGGTCAAATGAGAGAAGATGTCATCCTGGCAATCGGCTGCCAGCGCCCGGTTGAACTGGTGAACCGTATGGGTGGAAACCTCATAGACCAGAAAAGTATCATAGATAAAATCCATGAAATTGAAGGTGATAACTGA